One Chitinivorax sp. B DNA window includes the following coding sequences:
- a CDS encoding GspH/FimT family pseudopilin has product MRFAGQRAKQNLGFTLIEIIVVVLIISVIITLAAVRLDPGQSRQLRDEGERLALLFEAARDEAVAGGEPIGWATDGQTYRFYRRENNDWVMLDTRSDLRERSLPGEMRIDQIQMSLQPLPADGRLLFMPSGVNELFAMRFVLGEKRLKLRTDVLGRVFLEEQPDVSS; this is encoded by the coding sequence ATGCGGTTTGCAGGCCAACGTGCCAAACAGAACCTGGGCTTCACGCTGATCGAGATCATTGTGGTGGTGCTGATCATCAGCGTGATCATCACATTGGCTGCCGTGCGCCTGGATCCAGGCCAGTCCCGTCAGTTACGGGATGAAGGCGAGCGGTTGGCGTTGCTGTTTGAAGCCGCTCGGGATGAGGCGGTTGCAGGTGGCGAACCTATTGGCTGGGCGACCGATGGTCAGACCTACCGTTTTTACCGGCGTGAAAACAATGACTGGGTGATGTTGGATACCCGCTCGGACCTGCGGGAGCGTAGCTTGCCTGGCGAGATGCGCATCGATCAGATCCAGATGAGCTTGCAGCCCCTGCCTGCAGATGGCCGGCTGCTGTTCATGCCGTCTGGTGTCAATGAGTTGTTTGCCATGCGATTCGTATTGGGCGAAAAACGCCTGAAATTGCGCACTGACGTACTTGGCCGCGTATTTCTGGAGGAGCAGCCTGATGTATCGAGCTGA
- the gspG gene encoding type II secretion system major pseudopilin GspG → MQRKRNQGFTLIEIMVVIVILGVLAALVVPKVMERPGQARVVAAKHDIGAIVQALKLYKLDNTTYPTTEQGLKALVQKPTTNPIPNNWKTGGYLDKLPQDPWGRDYQYLSPGLHGDIDVFSYGEDGAAGGEGVDADVGSW, encoded by the coding sequence ATGCAACGCAAACGTAATCAAGGCTTTACCCTGATTGAGATCATGGTGGTGATCGTCATCCTCGGCGTGCTGGCGGCGCTGGTGGTGCCTAAAGTGATGGAACGCCCAGGCCAGGCGCGGGTCGTGGCTGCCAAGCATGATATCGGTGCCATCGTGCAGGCGCTGAAACTATACAAGCTGGACAACACGACATATCCGACCACTGAACAAGGTTTGAAAGCGCTGGTACAAAAACCGACGACCAACCCAATTCCGAACAACTGGAAAACCGGTGGCTACCTCGACAAATTGCCGCAAGATCCATGGGGCCGTGATTATCAATACTTGAGCCCCGGTTTGCATGGCGACATCGATGTATTCAGCTATGGCGAAGATGGTGCTGCAGGTGGTGAGGGTGTGGATGCCGACGTTGGCTCCTGGTGA
- the gspF gene encoding type II secretion system inner membrane protein GspF has product MSGFRYEALDATTGKTLKGVLEADNPRLARQTLREQGLMVVEISEIVADNGKTGGGSRRGGVSIGQLSLMTRQLSTLLDAGLTIEQALNVVIEQSEAPREREVLAAVRSEILSGISLSNALAQHPKVFPDLYRTLVGAGEESGKLPEVMRRLAEYIESRHALRSKVMLAFIYPAIITVVSILVVTGLLTYVVPQVVNVFQNTHQQLPLLTRGLLAVSDAVRIGGLPFAIVLALTVFLFLRALKNEAVHLRFDRFLLTIPLVGRMSRSIGTARLASTLAILVGSGVPMLNAMAAATGVVDNRALREAVKESTKQVREGLSLSRALAASKLFPPVLIHLIASGEASGRLEHMLERAAKQQSDELETRVATITGLMEPLLILMMGAVVLVIVLAILLPVFEMNQLVK; this is encoded by the coding sequence ATGTCTGGATTCAGATACGAAGCACTCGATGCCACCACAGGGAAAACCCTGAAGGGCGTGCTGGAAGCGGACAACCCTCGCTTGGCCCGGCAAACCTTGCGTGAACAGGGGTTGATGGTTGTCGAGATCAGTGAAATTGTTGCCGACAATGGCAAGACGGGTGGTGGAAGCCGGCGAGGCGGGGTATCCATCGGCCAGTTGTCGCTGATGACTCGCCAACTTTCTACACTGCTGGACGCCGGATTGACCATCGAACAGGCGCTGAATGTGGTCATCGAACAATCCGAAGCCCCGCGGGAACGGGAAGTGCTGGCTGCGGTACGCAGTGAGATCCTGTCAGGGATCAGTCTGTCCAATGCATTGGCGCAGCATCCCAAGGTGTTTCCGGACTTGTATCGCACCTTGGTCGGTGCCGGTGAAGAATCCGGCAAATTGCCCGAGGTGATGCGGCGGCTGGCGGAATACATCGAATCCCGTCATGCCTTGCGTTCCAAGGTCATGCTGGCATTCATCTACCCCGCCATCATTACGGTGGTGTCGATTCTGGTGGTAACTGGCCTCTTGACCTATGTGGTACCGCAAGTGGTGAATGTGTTTCAGAACACGCATCAGCAATTGCCGTTGTTGACACGCGGGTTGCTGGCTGTATCAGATGCCGTGCGTATCGGCGGTCTGCCGTTTGCCATTGTATTGGCACTAACCGTGTTCCTGTTTCTGCGGGCGTTGAAGAACGAAGCGGTTCATTTGCGGTTTGACCGCTTCCTGTTGACCATTCCATTGGTTGGACGTATGTCTCGTTCAATTGGCACAGCCCGTCTGGCCAGCACCTTGGCGATTCTGGTGGGCTCTGGCGTACCGATGCTGAATGCAATGGCTGCAGCCACGGGCGTGGTGGACAATCGTGCCTTGCGTGAGGCAGTCAAGGAATCGACCAAACAAGTGCGGGAAGGTTTGAGCCTGTCGCGTGCCCTGGCAGCCAGCAAATTATTTCCACCAGTGTTGATCCATCTGATTGCCAGTGGTGAAGCTTCTGGCCGGCTGGAACACATGCTGGAACGTGCGGCCAAGCAACAGAGCGATGAGCTGGAAACACGCGTCGCCACCATCACCGGGTTGATGGAGCCGCTACTGATCCTGATGATGGGGGCGGTGGTGCTGGTAATTGTACTGGCCATTCTGTTACCGGTCTTCGAAATGAACCAATTGGTCAAATAA
- a CDS encoding TetR family transcriptional regulator codes for MARIRAIDDGEKKLKRQSILDAALTLYHENTRELPSVSRIADACGLAKGTVYLYFKTKEEIFLALLEDGFYRLLDEVERVIADHPDHPMQLVEAFLTRYVALLSAQPDFLRLAAMTNAVIEQNLDQQIALQFKAELLRRMNRAGMLLEKAIPALPPAGGMRILSRTYALTIGLWQVLDWPENVRSLAEQEEFKQARPDFFDELPIALRQLLAGALTTV; via the coding sequence ATGGCCCGCATTCGCGCCATTGATGATGGAGAAAAAAAACTCAAGCGCCAATCCATTTTGGATGCAGCGCTCACGCTCTATCACGAAAACACTCGCGAGCTGCCTTCGGTCAGCCGCATTGCCGATGCCTGCGGACTGGCAAAAGGCACCGTCTACCTTTACTTCAAGACCAAGGAAGAGATTTTTCTGGCATTACTCGAGGATGGCTTTTATCGCCTGCTGGACGAAGTGGAACGTGTAATTGCCGATCACCCAGATCATCCCATGCAGCTGGTGGAAGCTTTTTTGACGCGTTATGTCGCGCTACTATCCGCCCAGCCTGATTTTTTGCGATTGGCGGCCATGACCAACGCCGTCATTGAGCAGAATCTGGATCAGCAGATCGCACTACAATTCAAAGCCGAGTTGCTGCGCCGCATGAACCGCGCTGGGATGCTGCTTGAAAAAGCAATACCCGCCCTGCCGCCGGCAGGTGGAATGCGTATATTGAGTCGTACCTATGCCTTGACCATTGGTCTATGGCAAGTGCTGGATTGGCCTGAAAATGTGCGTAGCCTCGCCGAACAGGAAGAGTTCAAACAAGCACGACCGGACTTTTTCGACGAACTACCCATCGCATTACGGCAACTTCTGGCTGGTGCATTGACCACTGTCTGA